GTATGCGGGGCTGGAGGGCGGTTATCGCCCGTACACGGACGTGATGATGGAGCGCACGCGGGAGCAGATGGCCAAGCCCGGCGTGATTTATCCCTCGCGGCAGGCGATGCTGACGCAGCTTGGGCGCAATCCGGCGATTGTGGACGGCATTGCCGCGCTGTTTACCAAGTACAAGCTGACGGGGTGGGAAGAAGCCTACGCGACGCTGAAGAAGCAGCTCGCCGCGTATGACGAGTTTGAGCGTTCGACGGTGCTGCCGAAGGCGCGAACAGACTTCCGCCTGACCCCGGAGGAGTACAAGCTTGCGTTTGAGGGCTTTGGCATCGACATCACGCCGGAGCAGATTGCGGCGATGGCCCACAAGGCGTTTGCGGAGTACCAGGCGGAGATGGTTCCGCTGGCGGCGAGCATTGCGAAGAAGCATGGATGGAAGTCGACAGATTATCGCGACGTGATCGCGGAGCTGAAGAAGCAGCAGATTGAAGGCGATGCGATCCTGCCGTTCTACGAGAAGCGGTTGCACGAGATTGAGAAGATCATCGTGGAGCACCAGCTTGTGACGCTGCCGTCGCGGCCTGCGATTATTCGTCTGGGTACACCGGCAGAGAGCGCGCAGTTGCCCGCACCGCACATGGTGCCGCCGCCGTTCCTGCACAACACGGGGCAGCGCGGTGTCTTTGTGCTTCCGCTGAATATGCCTGCTGGAGCGGGCGAGGCGAAGGCCGCCAAGGTGGACGATTACACCTTCGACGCGGCGAGCTGGACTCTGATTGCGCATGAGGCTCGTCCGGGCCATGAACTGCAGTTTGACTCGATGGTGGAGCATGGCGTGTCGAAGGCGCGTGCGCTCTATGCGTTCAACTCCACGAACGCCGAGGGCTGGGGTTTGTATGCGGAGTACATCACGAAGCCGTATATGTCGGAAGAGGGGCAGTTGATCAGCCTGCAGTT
This genomic interval from Acidobacteriaceae bacterium contains the following:
- a CDS encoding DUF885 domain-containing protein; the encoded protein is MRVALSALLFAAAATAAAQTPVAAKPVDAQPAWIARSDAFTKQLLEISLRYSPEEASSQGIASADARISVPTLAMEKKQRAEEEAEVAKLKVALKTEKDENVRQDLQILIHAEELGFREQEFSWQHRVPYSNASMDVYGGLQVLLDDQMSPERRAKAVTRLKEYAGLEGGYRPYTDVMMERTREQMAKPGVIYPSRQAMLTQLGRNPAIVDGIAALFTKYKLTGWEEAYATLKKQLAAYDEFERSTVLPKARTDFRLTPEEYKLAFEGFGIDITPEQIAAMAHKAFAEYQAEMVPLAASIAKKHGWKSTDYRDVIAELKKQQIEGDAILPFYEKRLHEIEKIIVEHQLVTLPSRPAIIRLGTPAESAQLPAPHMVPPPFLHNTGQRGVFVLPLNMPAGAGEAKAAKVDDYTFDAASWTLIAHEARPGHELQFDSMVEHGVSKARALYAFNSTNAEGWGLYAEYITKPYMSEEGQLISLQFRLLRAARAFLDPELQAGKITPKQAMDVLTKDVCFSVPFANQEMERYTFRMPGQANSYFYGFTRLLALRKETEAALGPKFVPLRFHDFILAQGLLPPNLMQKAVEEHFIPEEKKR